Proteins encoded together in one Triticum dicoccoides isolate Atlit2015 ecotype Zavitan chromosome 7B, WEW_v2.0, whole genome shotgun sequence window:
- the LOC119336858 gene encoding uncharacterized protein At4g15970-like, producing the protein MALFSDDDASQYQIRSSNNMTYKVRGDMKKLLPVTTFFLGAALTAALVFLNATLDVNWRPSALASWGTGTQPASNPKTKALTELAEVLKNASMEDGTVIMTSINKAYAAPGSLLDLFLESFRVGEGTAHLLDHVLIVAVDPGALRRCRSVHRHCYLLRRSPGAVDYSGEKHFMTKDYLDMMWGRNRFQQTILELGFNFLFTDIDIMWFRNPLRHIAITSDVAIASDFFNGDPESMGNRPNGGFLYVRSANRTVEFYRRWRRARRRFPAGTNEQEILGRAQGELSRRSGVRMQFLDTAHCGGFCQLSGDMGRVCTLHANCCTGLANKVHDLRNVLRDWRNYTAAPPEDRRVGGFQWTRPGRCIR; encoded by the exons ATGGCGCTCTTCTCTGATGATGATGCGTCCCAATATCAAATTAGGAGCAGCAACAATATGACCTACAAGGTGAGAGGGGACATGAAGAAGCTCCTCCCAGTCACCACCTTCTTCCTCGGCGCGGCGTTGACAGCGGCGTTGGTCTTCCTCAATGCTACACTGGATGTGAACTGGCGGCCCTCCGCCCTGGCCTCATGGGGCACTGGTACTCAGCCAGCCTCCAACCCCAAG ACGAAAGCATTGACAGAACTGGCAGAGGTGCTGAAGAACGCATCCATGGAGGACGGCACGGTGATCATGACGTCCATCAACAAGGCGTACGCTGCTCCGGGGTCCCTCCTGGACCTCTTTCTTGAGAGCTTCCGGGTGGGCGAGGGCACGGCGCACCTGCTGGACCATGTCCTCATTGTGGCCGTCGACCCCGGCGCGCTCCGGCGGTGCCGGTCGGTGCACCGGCACTGCTACCTCCTCCGTCGCTCCCCGGGCGCCGTGGACTACAGCGGTGAGAAGCACTTCATGACCAAGGACTACCTGGACATGATGTGGGGCAGGAACCGGTTCCAGCAGACCATCCTCGAGCTCGGCTTCAACTTCCTCTTCACG GACATCGACATCATGTGGTTCCGGAACCCGCTGCGGCACATCGCCATCACGTCGGACGTGGCCATCGCGAGCGACTTCTTCAACGGGGACCCGGAGAGCATGGGGAACCGGCCCAACGGCGGGTTCCTGTACGTGCGGTCGGCGAACCGGACGGTGGAGTTCtaccggcggtggcggcgcgcgcGGCGCAGGTTCCCGGCGGGGACCAACGAGCAGGAGATCCTGGGGCGGGCGCAGGGGGAGCTGAGCCGGCGCTCCGGCGTGCGGATGCAGTTCCTGGACACGGCGCACTGCGGGGGCTTCTGCCAGCTGAGCGGCGACATGGGCAGGGTGTGCACGCTACACGCCAACTGCTGCACCGGCCTCGCCAACAAGGTGCACGACCTCAGGAACGTGCTCAGGGACTGGAGGAACTACACGGCGGCGCCGCCCGAGGACCGGCGCGTGGGAGGCTTCCAGTGGACCAGGCCCGGCAGGTGCATCCGCTGA